A genomic region of Acetomicrobium sp. S15 = DSM 107314 contains the following coding sequences:
- a CDS encoding CoA transferase: protein MNVGSEEQKSRREMLSVLLGAAFLMATSSIGPGFLTNADRVKNFSELEPLINEATRKRASAEWLKLLEEAKVPCGPIND from the coding sequence ATGAACGTCGGCAGTGAGGAGCAAAAAAGTAGGAGAGAGATGTTGAGCGTTTTATTAGGAGCGGCGTTTTTAATGGCAACGTCTTCTATAGGACCAGGCTTTTTGACGAATGCGGATCGCGTCAAGAACTTCTCGGAGTTGGAGCCCCTGATAAACGAAGCCACCCGCAAGAGGGCTTCGGCCGAATGGCTAAAACTCTTGGAGGAGGCAAAAGTCCCGTGCGGTCCGATAAACGAT